In the genome of Montipora foliosa isolate CH-2021 chromosome 3, ASM3666993v2, whole genome shotgun sequence, one region contains:
- the LOC137998100 gene encoding uncharacterized protein yields the protein MAEQDPINPEPAVVAALVGNLENERAGQVPPPDNPVEAPQNPENNDMESMLRRLKHLEELQEVSVESTLQDIRSLLKSPAFNKDQAFDYLLTLQLVAKEKKHAKAGYYEAILRAMRDKSSVDIDQFKRYLEVLIGDKDQEKVLDLISKVDKAAKRKSSFSESSAAPKRGRGGAGRRAGVQCFHCLGYGHYQSYCPQKFPRRGNGRGRGKAE from the exons ATGGCTGAACAAGACCCAATTAATCCGGAACCGGCGGTTGTTGCTGCTCTCGTTGGAAATTTGGAAAACGAGCGGGCTGGACAAGTTCCTCCACCTGATAATCCTGTCGAAGCTCCTCAAAACCCTGAG aATAATGATATGGAAAGTATGCTGAGACGCTTAAAGCATTTAGAGGAACTTCAGGAAGTGTCTGTGGAATCAACGCTCCAGGATATACGTTCACTATTAAAGTCGCCAGCTTTTAATAAGGATCAGGCGTTTGATTATTTATTGACACTCCAATTGGTGGCCAAGGAGAAAAAACATGCCAAGGCTGGCTACTATGAAGCTATTTTACGAGCGATGAGAGATAAAAGTAGTGTTGATATTGACCAGTTTAAAAGATATCTGGAGGTCCTTATTGGTGATAAGGATCAGGAGAAGGTTTTGGATCTTATCTCTAAAGTGGATAAAGCTGCGAAACGCAAGAGTTCCTTTAGTGAAAGTTCAGCTGCTCCAAAAAGAGGTCGGGGTGGAGCAGGTAGACGGGCTGGGGTTCAGTGTTTTCACTGCCTTGGTTATGGCCATTACCAGAGCTATTGCCCACAAAAGTTTCCAAGAAGAGGGAATGGCCGAGGACGCGGGAAGGCTGAATGA